A window from Drosophila subobscura isolate 14011-0131.10 chromosome O, UCBerk_Dsub_1.0, whole genome shotgun sequence encodes these proteins:
- the LOC117897411 gene encoding glutamine--fructose-6-phosphate aminotransferase [isomerizing] 2 yields the protein MCGIFAYLNYLTPKSRQQVLDLLLQGLKRLEYRGYDSTGVAIDGASAGDDILLVRRIGKVKVLEDAIGELCRGEAFNQPVDIHIGIAHTRWATHGVPSEVNSHPQRSDVENSFVVVHNGIITNYKDVKTLLEKRGYVFESETDTEVIAKLVHHLWQTHPGYTFGELVEQAIQQLEGAFAIAFKSKHFPGECVASRRGSPLLVGIKAKTKLATDHVPILYAKAHRPHGQPFPVLQAGSDGSAEFQPLEHKEVEYFFASDASAVIEHTNRVIYLEDDDVAAVKRDGTLSIHRLNKCTDDPHIREIITLKMEIQQIMKGNYDYFMLKEIFEQPESVVNTMRGRVRFDTQTIVLGGIKEYIPEIKRCRRLMLIACGTSYHSAVATRQLLEELTELPVMVELASDFLDRNTPIFRDDVCFFISQSGETADTLMSLRYCKQRGALIVGVTNTVGSSICRESNCGVHINAGPEIGVASTKAYTSQFISLVMFALVMSEDRLSLQQRRQEIIAGLSQLDEHIRSVLKLNSQVQELAKELYQHKSLLIMGRGFNFATCLEGALKVKELTYMHSEGILAGELKHGPLALVDDEMPVLMIVTRDPVYTKCMNALQQVTSRKGRPILICEENDTETMSFSTRSLQIPRTVDCLQGILTVIPLQLLSYHIAVLRGCDVDCPRNLAKSVTVE from the coding sequence ATGTGTGGCATATTCGCGTACCTCAACTACCTGACACCCAAGTCGCGCCAGCAGGTGctggacctgctgctgcagggcctgAAGCGCCTGGAGTATCGCGGCTACGACTCCACTGGCGTGGCCATTGACGGGGCCAGTGCGGGCGACGACATCCTGCTGGTGCGGCGCATTGGCAAGGTCAAGGTGCTGGAGGATGCCATCGGCGAGTTGTGTCGCGGCGAGGCCTTCAATCAGCCCGTGGACATTCACATTGGCATTGCGCACACGCGCTGGGCCACGCACGGCGTGCCCTCGGAGGTGAACTCGCATCCCCAGCGCTCGGATGTGGAGAACAGCTTTGTGGTGGTGCACAATGGCATCATTACGAACTACAAGGACGTGAAGACGCTGCTGGAGAAGCGCGGCTACGTGTTCGAGTCGGAAACGGACACGGAGGTGATTGCCAAGCTCGTGCATCACCTGTGGCAGACCCATCCCGGCTACACCTTTGGCGAGCTGGTGGAGCAGGCCATACAGCAGCTGGAGGGCgcctttgccattgccttcAAGTCGAAGCACTTTCCCGGCGAGTGTGTGGCCTCGCGTCGCGGCTCGCCCCTGCTGGTGGGCATCAAGGCCAAGACCAAGCTGGCCACCGACCATGTGCCCATCCTTTATGCCAAGGCGCATCGGCCGCACGGCCAGCCCTTCCCCGTGCTGCAGGCGGGCAGCGATGGCAGCGCCGAGTTCCAGCCACTGGAGCACAAGGAGGTGGAGTACTTCTTTGCCTCGGACGCCTCGGCGGTGATTGAGCACACGAATCGCGTCATCTATCTGGAGGACGATGACGTGGCGGCCGTCAAGCGGGACGGCACGCTGAGCATCCATCGCCTCAACAAGTGCACGGACGATCCGCACATCCGCGAGATTATTACGCTCAAAATGGAGATCCAGCAGATCATGAAGGGCAACTACGACTACTTTATGCTCAAGGAGATCTTCGAGCAGCCCGAGTCGGTGGTCAACACCATGCGCGGACGCGTGCGCTTCGACACGCAGACCATTGTGCTGGGCGGCATCAAGGAGTACATACCGGAGATCAAGCGGTGTCGCCGCCTGATGCTGATTGCCTGCGGCACCTCCTATCACAGTGCGGTGGCCACgcgccagctgctggaggagctcaCCGAGCTGCCCGTCATGGTGGAGCTGGCCTCGGACTTCCTCGATCGCAACACGCCCATCTTCCGCGACGATGTGTGCTTCTTCATCTCGCAGTCGGGCGAGACGGCGGACACGTTGATGTCGCTGCGCTACTGCAAGCAGCGGGGCGCCCTGATTGTCGGCGTCACCAACACGgtgggcagcagcatctgTCGGGAGTCGAACTGCGGCGTGCACATCAATGCGGGGCCGGAGATTGGCGTGGCCTCCACCAAGGCCTACACCTCGCAGTTCATTTCGCTGGTGATGTTCGCGCTGGTCATGTCCGAGGACCGTttgtcgctgcagcagcggcgccagGAGATCATTGCGGGCCTGTCGCAGCTGGACGAGCACATACGCTCGGTGCTGAAGCTGAACTCGCAGGtgcaggagctggccaaggagctgtACCAGCACAAGTCGCTGCTCATCATGGGCAGAGGCTTCAACTTCGCCACCTGCCTCGAGGGCGCCCTCAAGGTCAAGGAGCTGACGTACATGCACAGCGAGGGCATACTCGCGGGGGAACTGAAGCACGGTCCCCTCGCCCTCGTCGACGATGAGATGCCCGTGCTGATGATCGTGACGCGGGATCCCGTCTACACAAAGTGCATGAATGCCCTGCAACAGGTGACATCGAGGAAGGGCCGCCCCATCTTGATCTGCGAGGAGAACGACACCGAGACGATGTCCTTTTCGACGCGTTCGCTGCAGATTCCCCGCACCGTGGACTGCCTGCAGGGCATCCTCACTGTCAtaccgctgcagctgctctccTACCACATTGCCGTGCTGCGTGGCTGCGATGTGGATTGTCCCCGGAACCTGGCCAAGTCAGTGACGGTGGAGTAG